Part of the Nicotiana tabacum cultivar K326 chromosome 20, ASM71507v2, whole genome shotgun sequence genome, GTTGAATTATCATGAGGTCAAAACTGTTCACATTTGGACATGCATTCTAATACAAACACATAAATCTTATCCTATCAAGACCTCACCTAACATCTTCACCCAACATATCATGTTCAATGGAAAACTATAATCCAAAAGCACCTTCACACTAAAACATGCCATCGGATCCTAACTAGCAATTTTCTTGTTGGAATTCACTTGTAAATGATTGACAACATCACATCTGCGTCTCACCTCTCCCTTTTTCCCAGTTTTAACGTGATAAACGCTTACTTTCTCAATTGCATGAGCAAATGCTTTAAAAAATGCATCTTGATCCGTTGCATAAAGCTCCACAAAAGGTTTAGTCCTAGGATCTGAAACCATAGCTTGATCTGAAGCCAATAGCCCTAGACCCTTTTGCAAGTTTATGTAATACATGTTGTCGAACTTGCCAGGTGTCATCACGTCGTTGAAGGCCGCCATATCTTTCGAGTTATTCCCACATAGCTTTCGTAACGCTTGTGCAAATGTAGGATTCATAGAAGGATCAATTTCTGAAGTGTTGCTATATTTGAAGATTCTCTTGCTAAACTCTGAACAATGTGAGAAACCAATAGTATGTGCACCCACTAAAGCCACCATTTCTTGTATGTTTAGATTTTTCGATGCGAACATGTTGATTATTGTATCCATGGTCATGTTAGGCCTAGCAATATGGCCTTCAACATCTTTTGCGTATGATTCAAAGCTATCTTTACGGCCGAGACGAATATTGTAAAACGGACCTCCAACCATGGTGATTAAGTCTCGAGTTGCAACAGCTAAAACATCTGCACAAGAAACAATGCCGGGGCATTGGAGTTCTAGGGCAGTCTTCGCTCGTGCAATAAGGTCAAAGGCGTCCCCGGGGAGAGAGAGGTTTATATCCGTGTCGCGCTCAGCCGTGGCAAAGGAGTTTGAGGAAATAAGTAACGAGGCGTCGCATCCTCCCACCATGCAGTCgtggaagaagaggcggagggtGCCGGCTGCGGTCGTGGGCGCGGCAAGTTGCTTGTCGACGACGATTTGCTGGATGATTTTTTCAAATTGAGGACATGATTTATTGTAGTAGTCAACATTGAGCTTGGATTCTGTTAGAGAAAATAAGGCTAGAGATGAGAAGAGGAAAGTTGAAAGAAGTGGTAATGCCATGACTTCTGAATTGAGAAAAAAATGGTGGTGAAAGAAGATAGAAATGAAAGAAGGCTTTTAGTATTGTGTACAATGACGTTTGGAATTTGAGATTGGCAATATTTTGCATGCAACAAACATAAATTAGAGGTCTCAAATTTGTTCAAGGGCCGTTGTTTACTCCTTTCCTTCTAGCTAGTCTTTGCGGCTCCACATATTGCATTGTATTAATGATAATTTATGTTTTATCCCGTACGgtataaatatatacataataagatcACTTAAAATCTAATTGCAGTAACTGTTTAATTATGTTAAAGTACGCTGAAGATTAAGTTATAGTAACCCAGATTGAAGGGTATGTCCACTGCCCACAATCCACATGCCTGAAATTTTTACATATTAGTATCTTTAGGGCGTTTTTAAATAGTATTCCTTgtgttctaattttttttttccaactatTTCAAGAGGAAGTTCTATTAAACTTAGATAGCAATTTTCTCGAACAAGTTTTTAATATTTGgaaaagaaactaaatttcattTCTTGTGCGTGTATTGTCTATATTTTAAAATACTATCTTGTACCTTTCTGTGTGACATGATTACTACTTGGTAGTGAAATTGTCTTTCTATTTGAcattgattttcatttttttatttgtagTTGTTTGTTGTGGAAGATCGTGGTTTAACTAGTACTAGTATACAATCAcacacaaagaaaataaaaaaaggaaaaacaacacAAGGATTTAATGAGGTTCGGCTAAGTCTAATTCTCGAGGCAGAAGTTGAGTGAATTTTttcactatgaatgagaagaatACATTGTACAAAGAGTCCACATCTAAAACTCCTATATATAGATCCTAAGTACTCTTAAACCTATAAGAGAAAGATTTTCTCAATCCTACAAGGATAATACACTTTTTTTTGGTCAAAACTAttagaaaaatgagtttttccaaACCTATAGGTATTATGAGTtttctaaaaatacaaaaaaataaattcaagATGCAATTTACAAATCTTCTCGTCGGCTTGAATACTCTCCATCAACAGGCACAACATCTCTCTGTCTTATCTCAGCTCTCGTAAGGGCTATGTCCATTACGCACTAATCAACTAAGTATAGGAAATGCCTAAACTTGTTAAGAGACTTAATCTTTTCAGCTCTAACATAAACTTGTTAAAAGACTTAATCTCTTCAGCCATAACACCAATCCATCGACTGTTTCGGCACTCAAAATTGCTTTTGGATAGTTATTACACTCAGGCACATCAATAACCTATGTAACTGACGAAGCAAATCACATAGGATTTAGATATTCAAGAAGATTCACATCAATTACATTTGCAAATCTTTGTGGTCACTTGATCACTTTCTTCACTCTGCATGGTATTATGCTGTACGATTGATATTGCACAGGGgcatcaacattatcatcatGATTAACTTTTTGCACCTCCTCAACTTCTTCTACTTCTGAACTATTGGGCAGAGCTAGTGGAGATTCAACTTTTAGCTCTATATGGACACTGTGACCATAATatgtttctgctattgtgttcTCCCTCTGACAATAAGGAAGATTCATTGAATATCACATCCCTACTAATAACTAATTATGGAGTCTTTGGATCGATGCACCACAACATGTAAGCTTTTACTCCAGTTGCATACCCTAGAAATATGCACTTCTTTATCCTCGACTCAAGTTTGGCATCCCTTACTTGAGCATAAGTAATCTAATATTGTCAAATTTGAATAATCAATAGGCAAACCAGACCAATGCCTTAAAAGGAGTTTTGAACTCAATAGATGTGGATGGAGATCTGTTGACCAAATAACAAGCTATATATTGATTGCTTCAGCCTAAAAATTCTTGCTAATACATGAGTGTGAAAGTATGCTTTGTGTCCTATCATAAAATGTTATATTAATGCATTCTGCAATACCATTCTATTGTGATATTATCATATAAGTGCGATGTCTCACTATGCCCTCTCTGCTGCAGAAATTATTAAATTCCGAAGtgtaaaatttcaattcattttCAGTCCGAttatattttacttttcttttcgcCTGCCTCTCAACCATCGTCTTCTATTTAACAAATATCGAAAATGTCCCATCTCTTATTTCTAGAACATACACCTAAATCATTCTTGAGTAGTAATCAATCAAAGTCATGAAATATCTAGTACTACTCTTGGAGAGATCTCTATCTGGATCCCACAAGTTTTAATGTATATATAATTTAATTTGTCTCCGATCTTGTGCTCTACCTTCTTGCTGAATTTTACCCTTGTTTGTTTACCAAAGACACATGCTCACAAAAATTCATAGATTGATTTTTGTACCCATTCAATAAGTTTTGCTTGGCCAACAAAGATAATACCTTGTCACTCATATGATCAAGTTGCAAGTTCCACAACTGAGATTGATTCAAATTACTCTTTAGGAAAATCTTTGTTATAGTGACCTTGCTCTCCGCGCTCATAGTAATTCTGTTTTTTTTACTCTAGACTTTAATCTGGGGTTAGACTTTTTACTATTAAAGTCCTTCTGTTGTGTTATTCCTATACTTATAAGATCTTCGCCATAAGTTTTGCTTCCTGGAAAGCTCTTTTTCAACTTATTTGATTTTAATATATTACTAACATCATCGAATGGAATAATGTCTTTCCCATATAGCAACGTATCAACAAAAGTATCATAAGACGATTGTAAAAATTATAACACAATCAACGTTGATCCTCACTCTCAATTTTAATATCTAGATTCTTCAGAtccattataattgaattaaactgATCAAGGTAAATTTTAATAGGTGTACCTACGTTTATATAGAGAttgtataatttattttcaagtaAAGGCAGTTTGTCAGCGATTTAATAGAATATAAGTCTGTTAGCTTCTTCCATGTTATTACTGCAGAACTTTAATTTCTTCAGTAAAGTTTCAAAGAGTGCTGAAGATCGCACTCAAAGCACTCTCTTTCAGATATGCTTCTCAAACTCTTTCATTCTCTTCAGGAAAACTCTTGTAGCACTACAGATGATTTTATTCTAATCTTCCATAGACTAAAAGTAAATCCCTTAATCGAATTTTTACTGCGTACTTTGTTAAGAATGAtgaatgtgagcacgtgatttttgcctcacaagaactactccaaaagaaatcacaaataatttttctttgtatacgattttgaatttttcgtggcattttatctgtgcatgtttattttattctaattaaagaaaaatatagaaaaatagtaatataggtacatgtgcatttaggaattaatgttgCATTTACGTAATTAATTAATCATTGGTTTATATAAAaggataaaatacaaaaataaaataaaatatatatatatatatatatatatatatattaaccataatttggattaaaagaaaatcacaaaaaaatatgcatatGTGTTTCTTGCCATtgtgttgattttatttaaatgtttaatttgtgtgttaattattatagctgttaaataatatgtgtgtagttttattttttgattttacaatttgtttaggattttatttaatttttaagaaaagggaaagagttcaaaaatatgaaggaattcggattgggccagttttttaaaaggaaaatcaggcccaaaatcacaccccatgCCTAAGTCCAATCCAACCCGTCTCCAGCCTCTATCAAACGACTCCGTTTCGAGCGTCTCAATCTG contains:
- the LOC107786793 gene encoding peroxidase 6: MALPLLSTFLFSSLALFSLTESKLNVDYYNKSCPQFEKIIQQIVVDKQLAAPTTAAGTLRLFFHDCMVGGCDASLLISSNSFATAERDTDINLSLPGDAFDLIARAKTALELQCPGIVSCADVLAVATRDLITMVGGPFYNIRLGRKDSFESYAKDVEGHIARPNMTMDTIINMFASKNLNIQEMVALVGAHTIGFSHCSEFSKRIFKYSNTSEIDPSMNPTFAQALRKLCGNNSKDMAAFNDVMTPGKFDNMYYINLQKGLGLLASDQAMVSDPRTKPFVELYATDQDAFFKAFAHAIEKVSVYHVKTGKKGEVRRRCDVVNHLQVNSNKKIAS